The Nothobranchius furzeri strain GRZ-AD chromosome 6, NfurGRZ-RIMD1, whole genome shotgun sequence genome includes a region encoding these proteins:
- the LOC107390302 gene encoding leucine-rich repeat-containing protein 3B — MFLLLFILLVLPSPSLVMTSSPRAAALWRNRVSSINACQQMEAVGGGLTIRCSGLRLTQVPAGLSNQTTRLYLNKNLLSSLLAYSFSTLFLLDELDLSHNQLSSLEAGCFFGLASSLRYLDLSFNRLTTLDPAVLSGLQVLANLTQNPWHCDCRMQMSIPQLDVDQSSLEKVICQTSDLPNLGAVGLPLVVLVEDWDLCQSVRRTSEVVTMVTMFVWFSMLISYLFYYIQQNQAVARRHLEYLKFLESRDPFRPR; from the exons ATGTTCCtgctcctcttcatcctcctagTCCTTCCATCACCCAGCCTGGTCATGACATCATCACCTCGTGCTGCAGCACTGTGGCGCAACAGAGTATCGTCCATCAATGCCTGCCAGCAGATGGAGGCGGTGGGCGGAGGCCTGACGATCCGCTGCAGTGGACTCAGACTGACTCAG GTACCTGCTGGCCTATCCAATCAAACCACTCGTCTCTATCTGAACAAGAACCTGCTCAGCTCCCTGCTTGCCTACTCCTTCTCCACATTGTTTCTGCTAGATGAGCTTGACCTGTCACACAACCAG CTCTCGTCTCTTGAAGCCGGTTGTTTCTTTGGATTGGCGTCTTCTCTTCGGTACCTGGACCTTTCATTCAACCGTCTCACCACGTTGGACCCAGCTGTGCTCAGTGGGCTTCAGGTCCTAGCCAACCTCACCCAGAACCCCTGGCACTGTGATTGCAGGATGCAG ATGTCGATACCTCAGCTGGATGTAGACCAGTCTTCTCTGGAGAAGGTCATCTGTCAGACATCGGACCTCCCGAATCTAG GAGCTGTCGGACTTCCTCTGGTCGTACTGGTGGAGGACTGGGATCTGTGCCAGTCAGTGAGGAGAACCAGTGAAGTGGTCACCATGGTTACCATGTTCGTCTGGTTTTCCATGCTCATCTCCTACCTGTTCTACTACATTCAGCAGAACCAGGCAGTTGCTCGAAGACACTTGGAGTACCTCAAGTTCCTGGAAAGTCGGGACCCTTTCCGACCCAGATGA
- the psmd3 gene encoding 26S proteasome non-ATPase regulatory subunit 3: MKETSSKRREKAGGRDKDSRSDKSKEAKEAKSVAAEPQDVEMPDEDPANVAKQPKELDSLTLDDIKEHVKQIEKAVLGKEPRFVLRALRALPSTSRRLNVNVLHKALTGFFTSNATTRDFLLGFLEEPMDVADGDVQFRPRTGKAASAPLLPEVETYLQLLLVIHLTNSKRYSEAQRVSDDLMQKVSSKNRRALDLVVAKCYYYHARVYEFLNQLDTIRSFLHTRLRTATLRHDADGQAVLLNLLLRNYLHFNLYDQAEKLVSKSVFPELANNNEWARYLYYTGRIKAIQLEYSEARRTLTNALRKAPQHTAVGFKQTVHKLLIVVELLLGEIPDRLQFRQPSLKHSLMPYFLLTQAVRMGNLAKFNQVLEQFGEKFQADGTYTLIIRLRHNVIKTGVRMISLSYSRISLADIAQKLQLDSPEDAEFIVAKAIRDGVIEASINHEKGFVQSKETMDIYGTREPQLAFHQRISFCLDIHNMSVKAMRFPPKAYNKDLESAEERREREQQDLEFAKEMAEDDDDSFP; encoded by the exons ATGAAGGAGACATCGTCCAAGCGTCGGGAAAAGGCGGGCGGTCGGGACAAGGACTCCAGGTCCGACAAGTCCAAAGAGGCGAAGGAAGCCAAGAGCGTGGCCGCCGAGCCGCAGGACGTGGAGATGCCGGATGAGGACCCAGCTAACGTGGCTAAGCAGCCCAAAGAGCTTGACAGCCTCACACTGGACG ACATCAAGGAGCATGTGAAGCAAATAGAGAAGGCAGTGTTGGGTAAGGAGCCGCGCTTCGTCCTGCGTGCTCTCCGAGCGCTGCCGTCCACAAGCCGCCGTCTCAACGTCAATGTGCTCCATAAAGCCCTCACTGGCTTCTTCACCAGCAATGCTACCACTAGGGACTTCCTTCTGGGCTTCCTGGAGGAG cccATGGACGTGGCTGATGGAGATGTCCAGTTTCGTCCTCGTACGGGGAAAGCAGCATCTGCTCCTCTCCTGCCAGAGGTGGAGACATAtctgcagctgctgctggtgATCCACCTGACAAACAGCAAGAGATACTCTGAG GCTCAGAGGGTGTCAGATGACCTGATGCAGAAGGTCAGCTCCAAGAACCGCAGAGCCCTGGACCTGGTAGTTGCTAAATGTTATTATTATCACGCCCGTGTGTATGAGTTCCTGAACCAGCTGGACACCATCcgcag CTTCCTGCACACCCGGCTGCGCACGGCGACACTGCGCCACGATGCTgacggtcaggctgtgctgctcaACCTGCTGCTGAGGAATTACCTGCACTTCAACCTGTACGACCAAGCCGAGAAACTGGTCTCTAAATCGGTGTTCCCTGAGCTCGCCAACAACAATGAGTGGGCCAGATACCTCTACTACACAG GTCGTATCAAGGCCATCCAGCTGGAGTACTCTGAGGCTCGCAGGACTCTGACTAACGCTCTGAGAAAAGCCCCTCAACACACTGCAGTGGGATTTAAACAGACA GTCCATAAGCTGCTGATCGTggtggagctgctgctgggggAGATTCCTGACAGACTTCAGTTCAGACAGCCATCTCTCAAACACTCCCTGATGCCATACTTCCTGCTGACTCAGG ccgtGAGGATGGGTAACCTGGCCAAGTTTAACCAGGTGTTGGAGCAGTTTGGGGAGAAGTTTCAGGCTGACGGCACGTACACACTCATCATCCGTCTGCGACACAATGTCATCAAAACTG GTGTGCGAATGATCAGCTTGTCCTACTCTCGTATTTCTCTGGCCGATATTGCTCAGAAGCTGCAGCTCGACAGTCCAGAGGACGCAGAGTTCATTGTCGCCAAG GCAATCCGCGATGGCGTGATTGAGGCCAGCATTAACCATGAGAAAGGGTTCGTCCAATCAAAAGAGACCATGGATATCTACGGCACCAGAGAGCCTCAGCTGGCGTTCCACCAGAGGATCTCCTTCTGCCTGGACATTCACAACATGTCTGTCAAG GCCATGAGGTTTCCTCCGAAAGCTTACAACAAGGACCTGGAGTCAGCCGAG GAGCGTCGGGAACGCGAGCAGCAGGATTTGGAATTTGCAAAAGAAATGGCAGAAGATGATGATGACAGCTTCCCATGA
- the LOC107390300 gene encoding uncharacterized protein, with amino-acid sequence MDTATVVFLMNCFLFASLIQSSPVPASGLPHSFVETVSQANTIVEKILNNLHAVHSATVSIQGLSLDSSPQTSHFQMMEMSMGIPASPVLKILSELFTLDMCVSRMSAGIQMYENILELLSQSLSGLEDVRTDLRDLLTHINKLKEVADVPDDGLDQNPSLDLASQLQDSYRVQVAVHLTLTQLRSFCYDLIRTFRVLSTYRP; translated from the exons ATGGACACCGCCACAG TTGTCTTCCTGATGAACTGCTTCCTGTTTGCATCTTTGATCCAATCATCTCCAGTCCCTGCATCTGGCCTCCCACATTCCTTCGTGGAGACGGTCTCTCAGGCCAACACAATCGTTGAGAAGATCCTGAACAACCTTCATGCAGTGCACAGTGCTACTGTCAGCATCCAA GGTCTCAGCCTGGACTCATCCCCTCAGACGTCCCATTTTCAGATGATGGAGATGTCCATGGGAATACCTGCCTCCCCTGTCCTCAAAATACTTTCTGAACTCTTCACCCTG GACATGTGTGTGAGTCGGATGTCAGCGGGCATACAGATGTATGAGAACATTCTGGAGCTTCTGTCTCAAAGCCTGAGTGGTCTAGAGGATGTCAGAACGGATCTACGAGACCTGCTAACCCACATCAACAAG CTGAAGGAGGTGGCTGATGTCCCTGACGACGGGTTGGATCAGAACCCTAGTTTGGACCTGGCCTCTCAGCTCCAGGACAGCTACAGAGTCCAGGTGGCAGTCCACTTAACTCTGACCCAGCTGCGCTCCTTCTGTTACGACCTGATCCGAACCTTCAGAGTCCTGTCCACCTACAGACCATAA